From a region of the Haloferax volcanii DS2 genome:
- a CDS encoding MBL fold metallo-hydrolase — translation MKLQFLGGAEEVGRSAILVNDSLLLDYGMLTGNPPQFPVGSVEPDAVVVSHGHLDHVGTVPSLLSGDDWPAVHWTPPTDELARTLARDTLKLHGGSYNCPFTETHVRRMTQQSAHHDYGESFEAAGHEVTFYNAGHIPGSAHVLVDDGETRLLYTADFHTDDQRLVSGTTARPDADVVICESTYSDVEHEDRATVEERFVESVRTTVWEGGTVVVPAFAIGRTQELLMVLDAHDIDCYVDGMGVRVLEMLGNHPDYVRDAAALKRAKSNARVVSGRDGQRKRIARENSVIVTTSGMLSGGPAMTYIPEIRDDPTNKICLTGYQVEGTPGRELVERGRCELNGGVVPVAARAEMYDFSAHADRHGLLSFLDDYRDAPVFVNHGDRCAAFAGELSADGYEAAAPEIGATVEV, via the coding sequence ATGAAACTCCAGTTCCTCGGCGGGGCCGAGGAGGTCGGGCGCAGCGCGATTCTCGTCAACGACTCGCTGTTGCTCGACTACGGGATGCTGACCGGGAACCCCCCGCAGTTCCCCGTCGGCTCCGTCGAGCCCGACGCCGTCGTCGTCTCGCACGGCCACCTCGACCACGTCGGGACGGTCCCCTCGCTCCTCTCGGGCGACGACTGGCCGGCGGTCCATTGGACGCCGCCGACCGACGAACTCGCTCGGACCCTCGCGCGCGACACGCTCAAACTCCACGGCGGCAGCTACAACTGTCCGTTCACCGAGACGCACGTCCGGCGGATGACCCAGCAGTCGGCACACCACGACTACGGCGAGTCGTTCGAGGCCGCCGGCCACGAGGTCACGTTCTACAACGCGGGCCACATCCCCGGCAGCGCCCACGTCCTCGTCGACGACGGCGAGACCCGCCTGCTGTACACCGCCGACTTCCACACCGACGACCAGCGGTTGGTCTCGGGGACGACCGCCCGCCCGGACGCCGACGTGGTCATCTGCGAGTCCACCTACTCCGACGTGGAGCACGAGGACCGCGCGACCGTCGAAGAGCGGTTCGTGGAGTCGGTGCGGACGACCGTCTGGGAGGGCGGCACCGTCGTCGTCCCCGCGTTCGCCATCGGCCGGACGCAGGAGCTTCTCATGGTGCTCGACGCCCACGACATCGACTGCTACGTCGACGGCATGGGGGTCCGCGTGCTGGAGATGCTCGGAAATCACCCCGACTACGTCCGCGACGCGGCGGCGCTCAAGCGGGCGAAGTCGAACGCCAGAGTCGTCTCGGGCCGAGACGGCCAGCGAAAGCGCATCGCCCGGGAGAACTCGGTCATCGTGACGACGAGCGGGATGCTCTCTGGCGGGCCGGCGATGACGTACATCCCCGAGATTCGGGACGACCCGACGAACAAAATCTGTCTCACCGGCTATCAGGTCGAGGGGACGCCGGGCAGGGAACTGGTCGAACGCGGCCGGTGCGAACTCAACGGCGGCGTCGTCCCGGTGGCCGCCCGCGCCGAGATGTACGACTTCTCGGCCCACGCCGACCGCCACGGGCTTCTGTCGTTCCTCGACGACTACCGCGACGCGCCGGTGTTCGTCAACCACGGCGACCGCTGTGCGGCGTTCGCCGGGGAGCTCAGCGCCGACGGCTACGAGGCCGCGGCTCCCGAAATCGGGGCGACGGTCGAAGTCTGA
- a CDS encoding cysteine hydrolase family protein has protein sequence MELDPTRTAVVVVDMQNGFCHPDGSLFAPGSESAIEPVTGLVAAARDAGARVVYTRDVHPPEQFEGNHYYDEFERWGEHVVEGTWDAALHDGLDVRDEDLVVEKHTYDAFYRTQLAGWLDSHGVDDLLICGTLANVCVLHTAGSAGLRDYRPILVTDALGYIEEEHKAYAVDHADWLFGETATLADVTFE, from the coding sequence ATGGAACTCGACCCGACCCGAACCGCGGTGGTCGTCGTGGATATGCAGAACGGCTTTTGTCACCCCGACGGGAGCCTGTTCGCGCCGGGGAGCGAATCCGCAATCGAGCCGGTTACGGGACTCGTCGCCGCCGCCCGCGACGCCGGCGCGCGCGTCGTCTACACCCGCGACGTGCACCCGCCGGAGCAGTTCGAGGGCAACCACTACTACGACGAGTTCGAGCGCTGGGGCGAACACGTCGTCGAGGGGACGTGGGACGCCGCCCTCCACGACGGCCTCGACGTGCGCGACGAGGACCTCGTCGTCGAGAAGCACACCTACGACGCGTTCTACCGGACGCAGTTGGCGGGCTGGCTCGACAGCCACGGCGTGGACGACCTGCTCATCTGCGGCACGCTGGCGAACGTCTGCGTCCTCCACACCGCCGGGAGCGCCGGCCTTCGGGACTACCGACCGATTCTCGTCACCGACGCGCTCGGCTACATCGAGGAAGAACACAAGGCGTACGCCGTCGACCACGCCGACTGGCTGTTCGGCGAGACGGCGACGCTCGCGGACGTGACGTTCGAGTAG
- a CDS encoding TIGR00296 family protein: MSEAQTVHLTYDDGARAVELARESVESYVLHGQREQPGSMRDAFYARTGAFVRIKSTRGRGRLRGCAGAYRGKDQLGHAIVDAAIKAASGDSCQTEIEAPELPNLNISVCIVNNYTLTNDPVADIELGTHGIAIDAGGTHGWMYPTLPVELGWSKEEFLTNACRKAGLSPLAWQDDDTMITLFEGQVFRERDDGGSVEAL; the protein is encoded by the coding sequence ATGTCCGAGGCGCAGACCGTACACCTCACCTACGATGATGGGGCGCGGGCGGTCGAACTAGCGCGGGAATCGGTCGAATCGTACGTTCTTCACGGGCAGAGAGAACAACCGGGCAGCATGCGCGACGCGTTTTACGCTCGAACCGGGGCGTTCGTCCGCATCAAGTCGACACGGGGGCGCGGTCGACTGCGGGGCTGTGCGGGCGCGTATCGGGGGAAAGACCAACTCGGTCACGCCATCGTCGACGCCGCCATCAAGGCCGCGTCGGGCGACTCCTGCCAGACCGAAATCGAAGCACCCGAACTGCCGAACCTGAACATCTCTGTCTGTATCGTCAACAACTACACGCTGACTAACGACCCAGTCGCAGACATCGAACTCGGCACTCACGGCATCGCCATCGACGCCGGCGGCACCCACGGCTGGATGTATCCGACGCTGCCCGTCGAACTCGGCTGGTCGAAAGAGGAGTTCCTCACGAACGCCTGCCGCAAAGCCGGTCTGTCGCCGCTGGCGTGGCAGGACGACGACACCATGATTACCCTGTTCGAAGGACAGGTCTTCCGCGAGCGCGACGACGGCGGGAGCGTCGAAGCGCTGTAA
- a CDS encoding Hvo_1808 family surface protein: MNRRLAAVFSAFLLVVAGCAAPVADPSAANDNSDAAVGGADPDADRSWPDDPPTDRLGWEAGYWYDESIAVDQSDGLNDSEMEAFVARTMARVEVVRELEFEESVPVEVVSRAEYRNESDASTDPVHSDWNDQVWEALLLVGEDRTIDEVFDELYGGVVLGYYSPSEGRIVVVSDDSQPTIDRRTLAHELVHAAQDQQFGLDRSPSTQDAQLAHSGLVEGDARYVDGLYEARCEADWDCVPQPSNSGAGGGSVDYPVFITIYTPYSEGPTFVSDLRDRGGWAAVDAAYADRPTSTEQVLHPTRYPDERPVEVTVEDRSSAAWTRYDTDPTADTVGEASVFATFWKHRAVDRASLQQDPGAYSPYNYTAEPSEGWAGDAVVPYRPASDETYEANPHERGYVWRTVWDTEADAEQFERAYVTDTLERSLNASEAGEDTYRVDDGPFADAYRVTREGNTVTVVNAPTVAQVDEVHERS, from the coding sequence ATGAACCGCCGCCTCGCCGCCGTTTTCTCCGCATTTCTGCTCGTCGTCGCCGGCTGTGCCGCCCCCGTCGCAGACCCGAGCGCCGCGAACGACAACTCGGACGCAGCGGTCGGGGGCGCGGACCCGGACGCCGACCGGTCGTGGCCCGACGACCCGCCGACCGACCGACTCGGCTGGGAGGCCGGCTACTGGTACGACGAGTCCATCGCGGTCGACCAGTCCGACGGGCTGAACGACTCCGAGATGGAGGCGTTCGTCGCCCGCACGATGGCTCGCGTCGAGGTCGTCCGCGAACTGGAGTTCGAGGAGTCCGTGCCGGTCGAGGTCGTCTCGCGCGCCGAGTACCGAAACGAGTCCGACGCGTCGACCGACCCGGTCCACAGCGACTGGAACGACCAGGTGTGGGAGGCGCTGTTGCTGGTCGGTGAGGACCGGACCATCGACGAGGTGTTCGACGAACTGTACGGCGGCGTGGTGCTCGGCTACTACTCCCCCTCCGAGGGCCGCATCGTCGTCGTGAGCGACGACAGCCAACCGACCATCGACCGTCGGACGCTCGCCCACGAACTGGTCCACGCCGCACAGGACCAGCAGTTCGGTCTGGACCGCTCGCCGTCGACGCAGGACGCCCAACTCGCCCACAGCGGGCTGGTCGAAGGCGACGCCCGCTACGTCGACGGCCTGTACGAAGCCCGCTGTGAGGCCGACTGGGACTGCGTCCCTCAGCCGTCGAACAGTGGGGCGGGCGGCGGGTCGGTCGACTACCCGGTGTTCATCACCATCTACACGCCGTACAGCGAGGGGCCGACGTTCGTCTCGGACCTGCGCGACCGCGGCGGCTGGGCGGCCGTTGACGCGGCCTACGCCGACCGCCCCACCTCGACCGAGCAGGTGCTCCACCCGACCCGTTACCCCGACGAGCGACCGGTCGAGGTGACGGTCGAAGACCGCTCGTCGGCGGCGTGGACGCGCTATGACACCGACCCCACCGCCGACACGGTCGGCGAGGCGTCCGTCTTCGCGACGTTCTGGAAGCACCGCGCCGTCGACCGGGCGAGCCTCCAGCAGGACCCCGGCGCGTACTCGCCGTACAACTACACCGCCGAACCCTCCGAGGGCTGGGCCGGCGACGCGGTGGTTCCCTACCGCCCGGCGTCCGACGAGACGTACGAGGCGAACCCCCACGAGCGCGGCTACGTCTGGCGGACGGTCTGGGACACCGAGGCGGACGCCGAGCAGTTCGAGCGGGCGTACGTGACCGACACGCTGGAGCGCAGCCTCAACGCGTCGGAGGCGGGAGAGGACACCTACCGCGTCGACGACGGCCCCTTCGCGGACGCCTATCGGGTGACGAGGGAGGGGAACACCGTCACCGTCGTCAACGCGCCGACCGTGGCGCAGGTGGACGAGGTTCACGAGCGAAGCTAG
- a CDS encoding PaaI family thioesterase — protein sequence MADDFPAEAAAIVQRHIEDEHGYLSWLNTRVDAIERGRIVMTIPYDEKLTNTVSPPTIHGGIAATLIDTAGGIALRTMLDDPLAGGVATINLNVNYLRRASGDLTAVAEVVRAGGSVGVSTITVVSTDPEEDSDVAARQSPSSDWNDAVATGQGAYRLFRE from the coding sequence ATGGCCGACGACTTTCCCGCCGAGGCCGCGGCAATCGTCCAGCGACACATCGAGGACGAACACGGCTACCTGTCGTGGCTCAACACCCGCGTCGACGCCATCGAGCGCGGCCGCATCGTGATGACCATCCCGTACGACGAGAAGCTCACCAACACCGTGTCGCCGCCGACGATTCACGGCGGTATCGCGGCGACGCTCATCGACACCGCGGGCGGCATCGCCCTCCGGACGATGCTCGACGACCCGCTCGCCGGCGGCGTCGCCACCATCAATCTCAACGTGAACTACCTGCGGCGGGCGTCGGGCGACCTGACCGCGGTCGCTGAGGTCGTCCGCGCCGGCGGCTCGGTCGGCGTGAGCACCATCACCGTCGTCAGCACCGACCCGGAAGAGGACTCGGACGTGGCCGCCCGGCAGTCGCCGTCGAGCGACTGGAACGACGCCGTCGCCACCGGACAGGGCGCGTATCGGCTCTTTCGGGAGTGA
- a CDS encoding Hvo_1808 family surface protein, which yields MRTTGLRAVFAAVLLVLAGCAAPTAAPGGDASPATPDPDRDGFDDPDQDVLGWEVGYWYDESIAVDQSDGLNDSEMEAYVARGMARVEQLRQLEFDERVPVSVVSRDDYRSANAGGSAASDSEYNRWNDQVWEALFIAGESTASASAISETTGSSVLGFYSPSDGEIKIVTDSPGEPTIDNATLVHELVHAAQDQRFDLTDARFRSETQDGDLATDGIVEGDASYVERQYSERCAAGTWDCVATPDTENSGGSPNLGVLITIFQPYSDGPVYVHDLYERGGWEAVNDALRDPPASTEQTIHVTDESPRLISFVDEGTNGWTTFPDQGVEGSDTVGEASMFAMFWYQARTSGAETVRVQSILDTNSQYDTYNYDAEPSNGWANDRLFPYRNAAGAETDYGYVWVTEWDTDDDAREFHDAYLNILSAHDATQRDDGVYVIADGSFNDAFRVVRTGDRVVVVNGPAPADVDEIRPGLAG from the coding sequence ATGCGAACCACCGGTCTCCGCGCCGTTTTCGCCGCCGTACTCTTGGTTCTCGCCGGCTGTGCCGCCCCCACGGCTGCGCCCGGCGGCGACGCGTCGCCCGCGACCCCCGACCCGGACAGAGACGGCTTCGACGACCCCGACCAAGACGTGCTCGGCTGGGAGGTCGGCTACTGGTACGACGAGTCCATCGCGGTCGACCAGTCCGACGGGCTGAACGACTCCGAGATGGAGGCGTACGTCGCCCGCGGGATGGCCCGCGTCGAACAGCTCCGGCAGTTGGAGTTCGACGAGCGCGTCCCCGTCAGCGTCGTCTCCCGAGACGACTATCGGAGCGCCAACGCCGGCGGCTCTGCCGCTTCGGACTCCGAGTACAACCGCTGGAACGACCAGGTGTGGGAGGCGCTTTTCATCGCCGGTGAGTCGACCGCGAGCGCGAGCGCCATCTCCGAGACGACCGGGAGTTCGGTCCTCGGCTTCTACTCGCCGTCCGACGGCGAAATCAAAATCGTCACCGACTCCCCGGGCGAGCCGACCATCGACAACGCCACGCTCGTCCACGAACTGGTCCACGCCGCACAGGACCAGCGGTTCGACCTGACCGACGCCCGATTCCGAAGCGAGACGCAGGACGGCGACCTCGCCACCGACGGCATCGTCGAGGGCGACGCCAGCTACGTCGAACGACAGTACAGCGAGCGGTGCGCGGCCGGGACGTGGGACTGCGTCGCCACGCCCGACACGGAAAACAGCGGCGGCAGCCCGAACCTCGGCGTCCTGATTACCATCTTCCAGCCGTACTCCGACGGCCCGGTGTACGTCCACGACCTCTACGAGCGGGGCGGCTGGGAGGCCGTCAACGACGCCCTTCGCGACCCGCCGGCGTCCACCGAACAGACCATCCACGTCACCGACGAATCGCCCCGTCTCATCTCCTTCGTCGACGAGGGGACGAACGGCTGGACCACCTTCCCCGACCAGGGCGTCGAGGGCTCGGACACGGTCGGAGAGGCGTCGATGTTCGCGATGTTCTGGTATCAGGCCCGCACGTCCGGCGCGGAAACCGTCCGCGTCCAGTCCATCCTCGACACGAACTCGCAGTACGACACGTACAACTACGACGCCGAGCCGTCGAACGGCTGGGCGAACGACCGCCTGTTCCCCTACCGCAACGCGGCCGGCGCGGAGACCGACTACGGCTACGTCTGGGTGACTGAGTGGGACACCGACGACGACGCGCGGGAGTTCCACGACGCGTACCTGAACATCCTCAGCGCCCACGACGCCACCCAGCGGGACGACGGCGTCTACGTCATCGCGGACGGCTCGTTCAACGACGCCTTCCGGGTCGTCCGCACCGGCGACCGCGTCGTCGTCGTCAACGGCCCGGCACCCGCCGACGTGGACGAGATTCGGCCGGGACTCGCCGGCTGA
- a CDS encoding digeranylgeranylglycerophospholipid reductase: MTDNYDVIIAGAGPAGGQAARDLAARGYDVCVLETESEDEFPSRSNKSTAGTFPSTMASFNIPDEVVMNFTDDVVLESPNDHYHRHQPGAVLEFADFKNWLVDEAEADGAEYRFDARVSKPIMEGGEIVGVRYNGDEEVYADIVIDATGPSAPLAKALDLCDLRREKQAIGIEYEFEGMDLAPDGYGDLTDAMMLRLDHDIAPGGYSWIFHTGGDTAKVGVCYIQNEGHRHNAKSGYTIDDYLQYWTESDPRFADAERIAGKQHRGSAHIQLPGRMSTDNFMAIGDTVPTVDPLWGEGIDKCMRSGRVAAATADRALTNSERDTSASELAIYDQLWHDRVAPKVKNRLFMTEMLYRASNERYDKLLEDLHRLPDEQLDAANGGSPLAMFRMLKFEDLSILASTAKDWFSN; encoded by the coding sequence ATGACTGACAACTACGACGTGATTATCGCGGGCGCGGGCCCCGCAGGTGGACAGGCGGCACGAGACCTCGCCGCCCGAGGCTACGACGTGTGCGTCCTCGAAACCGAGTCCGAAGACGAGTTCCCCTCCAGAAGCAACAAATCGACCGCCGGGACGTTCCCGTCGACGATGGCCTCGTTCAACATCCCCGACGAGGTCGTGATGAACTTCACCGACGACGTCGTCCTGGAGTCCCCGAACGACCATTACCACCGCCACCAGCCCGGTGCAGTCCTCGAGTTTGCCGACTTCAAAAACTGGCTCGTCGACGAGGCGGAGGCCGACGGCGCGGAGTACCGCTTCGACGCGCGCGTCTCCAAGCCCATCATGGAGGGCGGCGAAATCGTCGGCGTCCGATACAACGGCGACGAGGAGGTGTACGCCGACATCGTCATCGACGCCACGGGACCGAGCGCGCCGCTCGCCAAGGCGCTCGACCTGTGCGACCTCCGCCGCGAGAAGCAGGCCATCGGCATCGAGTACGAGTTCGAGGGCATGGACCTCGCGCCCGACGGCTACGGCGACCTCACCGACGCGATGATGCTCCGCCTCGACCACGACATCGCGCCCGGCGGCTACTCGTGGATATTCCACACCGGCGGCGACACCGCGAAGGTCGGCGTCTGCTACATTCAAAACGAGGGTCACCGCCACAACGCCAAGTCGGGCTACACCATCGACGACTACCTCCAGTACTGGACCGAGTCCGACCCGCGCTTCGCGGACGCAGAGCGCATCGCGGGCAAGCAGCACCGCGGCTCCGCCCACATCCAGCTTCCGGGTCGCATGAGCACGGACAACTTCATGGCCATCGGCGACACGGTCCCGACGGTCGACCCGCTGTGGGGCGAGGGCATCGACAAATGCATGCGCTCGGGCAGGGTCGCGGCCGCGACCGCCGACCGCGCGCTCACCAACTCCGAGCGCGACACCTCGGCGTCCGAACTCGCCATCTACGACCAGCTGTGGCACGACCGCGTCGCGCCGAAGGTGAAAAACCGCCTGTTCATGACGGAGATGCTCTACCGCGCCTCCAACGAGCGCTACGACAAACTGCTCGAAGACCTCCACCGCCTCCCCGACGAGCAGTTAGACGCCGCGAACGGCGGCAGCCCGCTCGCCATGTTCCGGATGCTCAAATTCGAAGACCTCTCCATCCTCGCGTCCACCGCGAAAGACTGGTTCTCGAACTGA
- a CDS encoding nicotinate phosphoribosyltransferase, producing MSDFDIVGPEAIRDGVATDAYFERTEATLRHAGKNPRVVAEVTADQFPDGDFELFAGVKDAAELLAGRDIDVDAMPEGTLFDGGPVMRIEGDYLEFARLETSLLGFLSHASGCATAALEARSAAPDSTVLSFGARHVHPAIAAMVERSALVAGLDGFSHVAAGEILGKEASGTMPHALLIAFGRGNQAEAFRAFDEAVDEDVPRVALCDTYGDETEEVLQAVEALGDDLDSVRLDTTSSRRGDFRHIVREVRWELDARGHEDVGIFVSGGLGPAELRHLRDVVEGFGVGGHISNADPVDFALDIVEVNGEPAAKRGKLSGVKEVYRTADGGHHVGLRGRPGPTDGESLLEPLIRDGEVVSEFDFDIDAAATRASEDAESVGFGGVSEE from the coding sequence ATGAGTGACTTCGATATCGTCGGTCCCGAGGCCATCCGCGACGGCGTCGCGACCGACGCCTACTTCGAGCGGACCGAGGCGACCCTCCGACACGCGGGCAAGAACCCCCGCGTCGTCGCCGAGGTGACGGCCGACCAGTTCCCGGACGGCGACTTCGAGCTGTTCGCCGGCGTGAAAGACGCCGCGGAACTCCTCGCCGGCCGCGATATCGACGTCGACGCCATGCCCGAGGGCACGCTGTTCGACGGGGGCCCCGTGATGCGAATCGAGGGCGACTATCTGGAGTTCGCCCGGCTCGAAACCTCGCTTCTCGGCTTCCTCTCGCACGCCTCGGGCTGTGCGACGGCCGCCCTCGAAGCCCGCTCGGCGGCCCCCGACTCGACCGTTCTCTCGTTCGGCGCGCGACACGTCCACCCCGCCATCGCCGCGATGGTCGAGCGGAGCGCCCTCGTCGCCGGTCTCGACGGCTTCTCGCACGTCGCCGCCGGCGAGATTCTCGGGAAGGAGGCGTCGGGGACGATGCCGCACGCGCTCCTCATCGCCTTCGGGCGCGGTAATCAGGCCGAGGCGTTCCGCGCGTTCGACGAGGCCGTCGACGAAGACGTGCCGCGGGTCGCCCTCTGTGACACCTACGGCGACGAGACCGAGGAGGTGCTCCAGGCGGTCGAAGCGCTCGGTGACGACCTCGACAGCGTCCGCCTCGACACCACCTCCTCGCGCCGCGGTGACTTCCGTCACATCGTCCGCGAGGTTCGCTGGGAACTCGACGCCCGCGGCCACGAGGACGTGGGCATCTTCGTGAGCGGCGGTCTCGGCCCGGCGGAACTTCGGCACCTCCGCGACGTGGTGGAGGGCTTCGGCGTCGGCGGCCACATCTCGAACGCCGACCCGGTGGACTTCGCGCTCGACATCGTCGAGGTAAACGGCGAACCCGCGGCCAAGCGGGGCAAGCTCTCGGGCGTCAAAGAGGTCTACCGCACGGCCGACGGCGGCCACCACGTCGGCCTCCGCGGGCGGCCCGGTCCGACCGACGGTGAGTCGCTCCTCGAACCGCTCATCCGCGACGGCGAGGTCGTCTCCGAGTTCGACTTCGACATCGACGCGGCCGCGACGCGGGCCAGCGAAGACGCCGAGTCGGTCGGATTCGGCGGGGTCAGCGAGGAGTAA
- a CDS encoding zinc-dependent metalloprotease family protein produces MRGSTLLVAVLVVLAGCAAPVSPGTDGTTATTATSAASPPTTDSATESPAATATPTTSPPSTTATVTPTAAPTESPTPEPTTTFTPAPGYGPWGSEPVVVSVAAPDDGRDYAALVSEATAFWEGNDSRYLEYEIDYEVDADARDPDLVVRFTDDIPVCSGLDDAAGCAPYLTDGWQIDRPETVYVRTGYGDDSTVDIVAHELGHTLGLAHGDEPADLMNATGILYTLPRTNATEKAFPWDDPNFTVHIDDTNASDPDAAREQVRHALDYFEGGAPGMPDNLTYTYVDDPADAEVRISFADSSPCAAGAASCAIAGGYDPDGDGALETYGSYRVVLVDLDTEAVGWHVGYWTAHYLGAEADDDKPEPFRNATYGERRSEWWA; encoded by the coding sequence ATGCGCGGCTCGACTCTCCTCGTGGCGGTGCTCGTCGTCCTCGCCGGCTGTGCCGCGCCGGTGTCGCCGGGAACCGACGGGACGACAGCGACGACTGCCACGTCTGCGGCTTCGCCGCCGACCACCGACTCGGCAACCGAGTCGCCCGCGGCGACCGCGACCCCGACGACTTCGCCTCCGTCGACGACCGCGACCGTGACCCCGACTGCCGCGCCTACCGAGTCACCGACGCCCGAACCCACAACGACGTTCACGCCCGCGCCCGGCTACGGGCCGTGGGGGTCCGAGCCGGTCGTCGTCTCCGTCGCAGCGCCCGACGACGGCCGCGACTACGCCGCCCTCGTGAGCGAGGCGACGGCGTTCTGGGAGGGGAACGACTCGCGCTACCTGGAGTACGAAATCGACTACGAGGTCGACGCCGACGCCCGCGACCCGGACCTCGTGGTCCGCTTTACCGACGACATCCCGGTGTGCAGCGGGCTGGACGACGCGGCCGGCTGCGCGCCCTACCTCACCGACGGGTGGCAGATAGACCGCCCCGAGACCGTCTACGTCCGCACCGGATACGGCGACGACTCGACGGTCGATATCGTCGCACACGAACTCGGTCACACGCTCGGACTCGCCCACGGCGACGAACCCGCGGACCTGATGAACGCCACGGGCATCCTCTACACGCTCCCGCGGACGAACGCGACCGAGAAGGCGTTCCCGTGGGACGACCCGAACTTCACGGTCCACATCGACGACACGAACGCCTCGGACCCCGACGCGGCCCGCGAGCAGGTTCGCCACGCGCTCGACTACTTCGAAGGCGGCGCGCCGGGGATGCCCGACAACCTCACCTACACCTACGTCGACGACCCCGCGGACGCCGAGGTGCGCATCTCCTTTGCGGACAGTTCGCCGTGCGCCGCGGGCGCGGCCTCCTGCGCCATCGCCGGCGGCTACGACCCGGACGGCGACGGCGCGTTAGAGACCTACGGCAGCTACCGGGTCGTCCTCGTCGACCTCGACACCGAGGCCGTCGGCTGGCACGTCGGCTACTGGACCGCCCACTACCTCGGCGCGGAGGCCGACGACGACAAGCCCGAACCGTTCCGGAACGCGACGTACGGCGAGCGCCGGAGCGAGTGGTGGGCGTAG